In Vibrio tritonius, the following are encoded in one genomic region:
- the norW gene encoding NADH:flavorubredoxin reductase NorW, producing MSAPLIIIGSGFAAYQLVKTLRRKNSDIRIQLFTLDEGEDYNKPDLSHVFTRQQMADDLIATTADEFIKRYDVDLFTNTAVERIDPEAQIIMTKDGSFPYSKLVLATGAHPFLPNLTGDATHQIVTLNSLQEYRKSEQRIHTAQRILIMGGGIIGTELAMDLSTSGKQVQIVEPSDHLMANLIPNFIADALEHQLRHLGVNIECRDAITSVNHRNNELMITSRKGNTFNADCIIAAAGIVPNTELAKAAGAMINRGIIVDNQLKTSLNNVYALGDCAEVYGKVMPFLQPIILSANTLANALMSTPSVLSLPAMMVKVKTPQYPIQIGGNHTVDSHWQVDFSTQGIMAKAFDNQQNMTGFVVTKEHVNQAFALLKEVQLNTPNQQSTSGE from the coding sequence ATGAGTGCACCTTTAATTATCATTGGTAGCGGCTTTGCTGCCTACCAACTGGTCAAAACATTGCGTCGAAAAAATAGCGATATTCGCATTCAATTGTTTACCTTGGATGAGGGTGAAGATTATAACAAACCCGATTTGAGTCATGTATTTACCAGGCAACAAATGGCGGATGATCTCATAGCAACAACCGCAGACGAATTCATCAAACGCTATGATGTTGATCTTTTCACAAATACGGCAGTGGAGCGAATAGACCCCGAAGCTCAAATCATCATGACGAAGGATGGGAGTTTTCCCTATTCTAAACTGGTGCTAGCGACTGGCGCTCATCCATTTTTGCCAAACCTAACTGGTGATGCCACACACCAAATCGTCACTCTTAATAGCTTGCAGGAATACCGTAAGTCTGAGCAACGCATACACACTGCACAGCGTATCTTGATTATGGGTGGTGGCATTATTGGCACCGAGCTGGCGATGGACCTCTCCACCAGTGGGAAACAGGTACAAATAGTGGAGCCAAGCGACCATTTAATGGCTAATCTGATACCTAATTTTATTGCTGATGCCTTAGAGCACCAATTGCGCCACCTTGGGGTAAATATTGAATGTCGCGACGCGATAACATCCGTAAATCATCGCAACAATGAATTGATGATAACGAGCCGAAAAGGCAACACCTTCAACGCCGATTGCATTATTGCCGCAGCGGGAATCGTGCCCAATACCGAGTTGGCAAAGGCTGCGGGGGCGATGATAAATCGAGGAATTATCGTTGATAATCAATTAAAAACATCACTTAACAATGTGTATGCTTTAGGTGACTGTGCGGAAGTCTACGGGAAAGTCATGCCGTTTTTGCAACCTATCATCCTAAGTGCAAACACATTGGCGAATGCATTAATGTCTACCCCATCAGTGCTTTCGCTTCCTGCCATGATGGTTAAAGTAAAAACCCCACAGTACCCGATACAAATAGGGGGAAACCATACGGTCGATTCTCACTGGCAAGTCGACTTTTCGACCCAAGGGATAATGGCAAAGGCGTTTGATAACCAGCAAAACATGACAGGCTTCGTGGTGACAAAAGAACATGTTAATCAGGCGTTTGCCTTGTTAAAAGAGGTGCAGCTCAATACACCAAATCAACAGTCCACATCAGGAGAGTGA
- the norV gene encoding anaerobic nitric oxide reductase flavorubredoxin — protein MTIHVKNNIHWVGQRDWEVQDFHGTEYKITKGTSYNSYLIREEKVVLIDTVDHRFCYQFLQNLEKEINLNDIDFIVINHAEEDHSGALSALMDKIPQTPIYCTEAAIDSIVGHHHHPEWNFNTVKTGDTLDIGHGKQLVFVEAPMLHWPDSMMTYLTGDAVLFSNDAFGQHYCDERLFNDEVDQHELYEQCLRYYANILTPFSNLVTAKINEVLSFNLPVDMIATSHGIVWRDNPTQIIHQYLEWANHYQENRITIFYDSMSNNTRMMADAIAQGIHDVDANVAVKVFNVAKHDKNEILSSVFRSKAILVGSSTMNNVMMPKIAGMLEEIAGLRFKNKSAAAFGSYGWNGGAVDRIHARLTDAGFDTSLSLKTKWRPDHKALAECQDYGRTIAKQWQLNHQTQPVENTAPVQESVSPVSIQTTSVSGSSEKTIDTQSMICTVCNWVYDPAIGEPNQDVMPGTAWDDVPDDFLCPDCNLGKDVFIEYNN, from the coding sequence ATGACGATTCATGTAAAAAATAACATTCACTGGGTGGGGCAGCGAGACTGGGAAGTACAAGACTTTCATGGCACCGAGTACAAAATCACCAAAGGCACTAGCTATAACAGCTACCTCATTCGTGAAGAAAAAGTCGTGCTTATCGATACCGTTGATCATCGTTTTTGCTACCAATTTCTGCAAAACCTCGAAAAAGAAATCAATCTAAACGACATTGATTTTATCGTCATCAACCATGCAGAAGAGGACCATTCAGGTGCACTCTCCGCATTGATGGATAAAATTCCACAAACGCCGATTTACTGCACAGAAGCGGCTATCGATTCGATCGTCGGTCATCACCATCACCCAGAATGGAATTTCAATACCGTTAAGACCGGCGATACGCTTGATATTGGTCATGGTAAGCAGCTTGTTTTTGTTGAGGCGCCAATGTTGCACTGGCCCGACAGCATGATGACATACCTAACTGGAGATGCTGTTTTATTCAGCAACGATGCTTTTGGTCAACACTACTGCGATGAAAGATTGTTCAATGATGAAGTTGACCAACACGAACTGTATGAACAGTGTTTGCGTTACTACGCTAATATTTTAACCCCGTTTAGTAACTTGGTTACCGCCAAGATTAATGAAGTACTGAGCTTCAATCTTCCTGTCGATATGATCGCGACGTCCCATGGGATCGTGTGGCGGGACAATCCCACTCAAATCATTCATCAATACCTTGAATGGGCAAATCACTATCAAGAAAATAGAATCACTATTTTCTACGATTCTATGTCAAACAATACCCGAATGATGGCTGATGCCATTGCACAAGGAATACATGATGTAGATGCAAACGTTGCGGTTAAAGTCTTCAATGTCGCCAAACACGACAAAAACGAGATTCTATCCAGCGTCTTTCGCTCTAAAGCAATTTTGGTTGGCTCATCAACCATGAATAACGTCATGATGCCAAAAATCGCAGGTATGCTGGAAGAAATTGCAGGACTCCGATTTAAAAACAAAAGTGCAGCGGCATTTGGTAGCTATGGCTGGAATGGTGGAGCCGTTGATCGTATCCACGCACGTTTGACTGATGCCGGTTTTGATACCAGTTTGAGCTTGAAAACCAAATGGCGCCCAGATCATAAAGCGCTGGCAGAATGCCAAGATTATGGACGTACAATTGCCAAACAGTGGCAGTTAAACCATCAGACCCAGCCAGTTGAGAACACCGCCCCTGTCCAAGAAAGTGTGAGTCCCGTGAGCATTCAAACTACCTCAGTCAGTGGCTCCTCTGAGAAGACAATAGATACCCAATCCATGATCTGTACCGTCTGCAATTGGGTGTATGACCCCGCAATTGGAGAGCCGAATCAGGATGTAATGCCCGGCACAGCTTGGGATGACGTCCCGGACGATTTCTTATGCCCAGATTGTAATCTTGGTAAAGATGTCTTTATCGAATACAACAATTAA
- the norR gene encoding nitric oxide reductase transcriptional regulator NorR translates to MVKQQVGKAWVQVALDITSGISAQDRFERLLSAIRETLKCDASALLLFRHQQFVPLATNGLSNDVLGRRFDIAQHPRLEAIARAGDIVRFPSDSDLPDPYDGLIPNHADELKVHSCIGLPLLFDDRLMGAVTIDAFDPTQFDDFKDEDLRIICALAASSLNTALMMEQLEKNAGVATVAPRHSGQLYQVGEIIGQSSPMLDLKSQIEAVADTDLSVLIMGETGVGKELVANALHVQSKRAKNALVYLNCAALPESVAESELFGHVKGAFTGAISHRKGKFELADKGTLFLDEIGELSLSLQAKLLRALQYGDIQRVGDDKNIRVNVRIVAATNRVMHEEVKKGNFRADLYHRLSVFPVFVPPLRERDNDVILLSGFFAERCAHQLGVTNIRLGAETLIMLQHYHWPGNVRELEHAINRASVLAKSTSKSEQITLLPQHFNLVTDENNNEIFFDTQETMSDSIFSECKKLSLKEAVDLFQTHFIQNCFAENGENLTATARQLNVNPPNLHRLMKRLNLK, encoded by the coding sequence ATGGTAAAGCAGCAAGTAGGTAAGGCTTGGGTTCAAGTTGCACTTGATATTACGTCGGGTATTTCTGCTCAAGATCGATTTGAGCGGTTACTTTCGGCAATACGAGAAACGTTAAAATGCGACGCCTCAGCGTTACTGCTTTTTCGTCATCAGCAATTCGTTCCCTTGGCGACAAATGGGTTGAGTAATGATGTGCTTGGGCGACGATTCGATATTGCGCAGCACCCTAGATTAGAGGCAATCGCTCGTGCTGGAGATATTGTACGATTTCCCTCGGATAGTGACTTACCCGATCCCTATGATGGGTTAATCCCTAATCATGCAGATGAGCTGAAAGTGCATTCGTGCATCGGGTTGCCACTGCTTTTTGATGATCGCTTAATGGGCGCCGTCACCATTGATGCATTTGATCCTACTCAGTTTGATGATTTTAAAGATGAAGATCTAAGAATCATTTGTGCATTGGCAGCAAGTAGCCTTAACACTGCGTTAATGATGGAACAGTTGGAAAAAAATGCGGGTGTAGCAACCGTTGCTCCTAGACATTCAGGGCAATTGTATCAAGTGGGAGAGATTATTGGTCAATCATCCCCCATGCTAGATTTAAAATCGCAAATCGAAGCTGTGGCTGACACGGATTTATCTGTATTAATCATGGGAGAAACCGGGGTTGGTAAAGAGTTGGTCGCAAATGCTCTTCATGTTCAATCAAAACGTGCGAAGAACGCGTTGGTTTATTTGAATTGCGCGGCCTTACCTGAATCTGTCGCGGAAAGTGAATTATTTGGGCATGTAAAAGGGGCGTTTACTGGTGCGATTAGCCATCGAAAAGGCAAGTTTGAATTGGCTGATAAAGGCACGCTCTTTTTAGATGAGATAGGCGAGTTGTCGTTATCATTGCAAGCGAAGCTGCTTAGAGCGCTTCAATATGGTGACATACAACGGGTAGGGGATGACAAAAATATAAGGGTAAATGTACGTATTGTTGCTGCAACAAACAGAGTGATGCACGAAGAGGTAAAAAAAGGCAATTTCCGCGCAGATTTATATCATAGATTAAGTGTCTTTCCCGTTTTTGTCCCGCCACTAAGGGAAAGAGATAATGATGTTATTTTGTTATCAGGGTTCTTTGCTGAGCGATGTGCTCATCAGCTTGGAGTCACTAATATTCGCTTAGGTGCTGAGACATTAATTATGTTGCAACACTATCATTGGCCAGGCAATGTTAGGGAGTTAGAGCATGCAATCAATCGGGCATCGGTATTAGCGAAGTCAACCAGTAAATCAGAACAAATTACATTACTTCCACAGCATTTTAATTTGGTTACAGACGAAAATAATAATGAGATTTTTTTTGATACTCAGGAAACTATGTCTGATTCAATCTTTTCAGAATGTAAGAAATTAAGTCTAAAAGAAGCTGTGGATCTTTTTCAAACCCATTTCATACAAAATTGCTTTGCAGAAAATGGTGAAAATCTGACGGCAACTGCCAGACAATTAAATGTGAACCCTCCCAACTTACACCGACTGATGAAACGCCTCAATTTAAAATAG
- a CDS encoding glycoside hydrolase family 3 C-terminal domain-containing protein, translated as MKYGEHYRLSTVAVAISLTLGLGLVGCSTTQDETDQAARAAAHEMVSKMSVDEKLNILVGPGYGNDGTNAKNSVKGTAGYINGVNNAEEGIDLPAVVLADGPAGVRLDATRKNDPNTYHATAFPIGVLLASSWDTNLAQTVAESIGQEARAYGVDFWLAPGMNIQRNPLNGRNFEYYSEDPFVTAKIAEAITQGVQEEGIGVTIKHFIANNSETNRRTVNNIISPRALREIYLRGFEDTVETAQPWAIMSSYNKVNGTYTAQRYDLLTDVLRNEWGFNGLVMSDWFAGDNSVEMINAGNDSIQPGGVNMVTKEKQLQALQQGYKDGKLKDAEINLSTERIVTQMLKTPAAQNQPLTNHPNLSTNANVSRYAAEQGMILLKNHQQALPLQANQAVAMFGIAQQLTQKGGTGSGDVHPDHLVTITEGLSQQFKVDATLRNTYQTWFNTHRVEHTDQFGISKTYTCEEPTLTAAQYAQAAKTNDAAVVTLSRMAGEGSDRTVTKGDYLLTDDETALINNVSNAFHAVGKKVIVVLNIPGVIDTSWSEKVDSILLAYMPGEEAGYAVANILSGKTNPSGKLTQTFPNHYNDVPSSQSFFGSDTNGDGEIDTNYYNEGIMVGYRYYTTENKPVAYPFGYGLSYTNFQYDNSQITLNTLDKLGANGQVSLKTTIANTGKLTGKEVAEVYISAPQGKLVKPAIELKAFAKTTALQPGEKESLSFDIPAKWLASFDAKANQWIIEPGQYQAYIAPSSDITGIEPVKFTVKKTVVVAHTTPNALALPEGFEVDSTGGVELN; from the coding sequence ATGAAATACGGTGAACACTATCGGTTAAGTACAGTTGCAGTGGCTATCTCACTAACGCTTGGACTGGGTTTGGTCGGTTGCAGTACAACCCAAGATGAGACAGACCAAGCTGCTCGAGCTGCCGCTCATGAAATGGTCAGTAAAATGAGTGTTGATGAGAAGCTCAACATATTAGTTGGCCCGGGCTACGGCAATGATGGCACCAATGCCAAAAACAGCGTAAAAGGAACCGCTGGTTACATCAATGGGGTGAACAACGCCGAAGAAGGCATCGACCTTCCTGCAGTCGTATTAGCTGACGGCCCGGCCGGTGTGCGTTTAGATGCCACCCGTAAAAATGATCCTAATACCTACCATGCCACTGCTTTTCCAATTGGCGTATTGCTGGCGTCTAGCTGGGACACCAACCTGGCACAAACCGTTGCCGAAAGCATTGGTCAAGAAGCGCGGGCCTACGGCGTTGATTTTTGGCTTGCTCCAGGGATGAACATTCAACGTAACCCGCTCAATGGTCGCAACTTTGAATACTATTCAGAAGATCCATTTGTCACCGCAAAAATCGCCGAAGCCATTACACAAGGTGTCCAAGAAGAAGGTATTGGTGTCACTATCAAGCACTTTATTGCCAATAACTCTGAAACCAACCGTCGTACCGTAAATAACATTATCTCACCTCGTGCACTGCGTGAAATCTATCTGCGTGGTTTTGAAGATACCGTTGAAACAGCGCAACCATGGGCAATTATGTCGTCTTACAACAAGGTTAATGGGACGTACACTGCGCAACGCTATGACTTGTTGACCGATGTGCTACGCAATGAATGGGGCTTTAACGGCTTGGTGATGAGTGACTGGTTCGCTGGTGATAATTCCGTTGAAATGATCAATGCCGGGAATGACAGCATTCAACCGGGCGGCGTCAACATGGTCACCAAGGAGAAACAGCTGCAAGCTCTGCAACAAGGCTATAAAGATGGCAAACTTAAAGACGCAGAGATTAACCTCAGCACTGAGCGCATTGTGACGCAAATGCTCAAAACTCCTGCGGCACAAAATCAGCCTTTAACTAACCATCCCAACTTGTCCACCAACGCCAACGTATCGCGGTATGCGGCAGAGCAAGGTATGATCCTACTGAAAAACCACCAGCAAGCATTACCACTCCAAGCCAACCAAGCAGTAGCGATGTTTGGTATTGCCCAGCAACTCACCCAAAAAGGGGGAACCGGCAGTGGTGACGTTCACCCTGATCACTTAGTAACGATTACTGAAGGGCTTTCTCAACAATTTAAGGTGGATGCAACACTGCGAAACACCTATCAAACATGGTTTAACACACATCGTGTAGAACACACCGACCAATTTGGCATTAGTAAAACCTACACCTGTGAAGAGCCTACACTTACAGCTGCCCAATATGCTCAAGCGGCAAAAACTAATGATGCTGCGGTAGTCACCCTATCGCGTATGGCTGGTGAAGGCAGCGACCGTACGGTAACGAAAGGTGACTATCTACTTACCGATGATGAAACGGCGCTGATTAACAATGTCTCTAACGCCTTCCACGCAGTGGGTAAAAAAGTCATTGTAGTACTGAATATCCCAGGGGTAATCGATACCTCATGGTCTGAAAAAGTCGACAGCATCCTGCTAGCGTATATGCCTGGGGAGGAAGCAGGTTATGCTGTCGCAAATATTCTCTCTGGCAAAACCAATCCAAGCGGCAAACTGACGCAAACTTTCCCTAACCACTATAACGATGTGCCATCATCTCAATCCTTCTTTGGTAGTGACACCAATGGTGATGGTGAAATAGACACCAACTATTACAACGAAGGAATCATGGTCGGCTATCGTTATTACACAACGGAAAACAAACCCGTTGCCTACCCCTTCGGTTATGGACTTTCCTACACCAACTTCCAATACGATAATTCTCAGATCACATTGAATACGCTGGATAAATTAGGAGCAAACGGCCAAGTATCGCTGAAAACCACCATAGCGAACACCGGGAAATTGACAGGGAAAGAGGTCGCCGAGGTTTATATCAGCGCGCCCCAAGGCAAATTGGTAAAACCTGCGATTGAGCTGAAAGCCTTTGCCAAAACAACCGCTTTGCAGCCGGGCGAAAAAGAGTCTCTCTCTTTTGATATTCCAGCCAAATGGCTTGCTAGCTTTGATGCAAAAGCCAATCAATGGATTATCGAGCCGGGACAATATCAAGCGTATATCGCACCTTCATCTGACATTACCGGTATCGAACCGGTGAAGTTCACCGTGAAAAAAACGGTTGTTGTGGCCCACACCACTCCGAACGCATTAGCGCTACCTGAAGGCTTTGAAGTGGATTCAACAGGTGGAGTGGAACTAAATTAG
- a CDS encoding glycoside hydrolase family 3 C-terminal domain-containing protein: MECRNNYRLNSVALAVGLGLVMGLSGCSSTPAETDQAAREAAQKMVSNMTMDEKLNILVGPGYHADGINAKNKVQGTAGYINGVNNPAEEIDLPAVVLADGPAGIRIDANRKDDPNTYHATAFPVGVLLASTWDTKLAEKVAESVGQEAKAYGVDFWLAPGMNIQRNPLNGRNFEYYSEDPLVTAKIAEAITDGVQKEGVGVTIKHLVANNSETNRFNVDNIISPRALREIYLRGFEDTVETAQPWAIMSSYNKVNGEFTSQRRDLLTDVLRNEWGFRGLVMSDWFAGDNSVDMINAGNDAIQPGGVNLITKEDHRAALEKGVKDGSLNESDINLSVERIVTQMLKVPAAEQQPLTNQPNLDKHAIISRMAAEEGMILLKNQDNALPLQTKQSVAMFGIAQQLTQKGGTGSGDVHPDHLITITQGMSAEFNLDQDLMKEYQSWYLKKRVKHTGKFGISTTYSCNEPRLTSAQFTQAAKDNQSAVVTISRMAGEGTDRQVRRADYLLTHDETRLIKNVSQAFHAVGKKVIVVLNIPGVIDTSWSKHVDGIVLAYMPGEEAGYAVANVLSGKTNPSGKLTQTFPLNYSDVPSAQSFFGQDTDNDKEVDTNYYNEGIMVGYRYYTTANKPVAYPFGYGLSYTQFHYDNAHVKSNTLNNVGASGTVSLSATIENTGRSTGKEVAEVYIKAPQGKLVKPAIELKAFAKTEALEPGQKETLSFTIPAKWLASFDDKANQWVIEPGQYQAYIAPSSDITGIKPLNFSVKKTVIVANTTPNALALPKGYKEDNAGGIVIK; the protein is encoded by the coding sequence ATGGAATGTCGCAATAACTATCGTCTGAATTCAGTCGCTTTAGCGGTCGGTTTAGGCTTGGTCATGGGATTGAGTGGCTGCAGCTCAACTCCAGCAGAAACCGATCAAGCCGCACGAGAAGCAGCCCAAAAAATGGTGAGCAATATGACCATGGATGAGAAACTCAATATTCTCGTTGGTCCGGGCTACCATGCAGATGGCATCAACGCCAAAAATAAAGTACAAGGTACAGCTGGCTACATTAATGGCGTTAATAATCCAGCAGAAGAAATCGATTTGCCAGCGGTCGTCTTGGCAGATGGCCCTGCCGGTATTCGAATTGATGCGAATCGTAAAGACGACCCTAACACCTACCACGCGACAGCATTTCCGGTCGGGGTACTGCTTGCATCCACTTGGGATACCAAGCTCGCCGAGAAAGTGGCGGAAAGTGTAGGTCAAGAAGCCAAAGCCTATGGGGTCGATTTTTGGCTTGCTCCGGGAATGAACATTCAACGTAACCCGCTAAATGGTCGCAACTTCGAATACTATTCTGAAGATCCCCTAGTGACCGCGAAAATCGCTGAAGCCATTACCGATGGAGTACAAAAAGAAGGCGTTGGCGTCACGATCAAACACTTGGTTGCCAACAACTCTGAAACCAACCGTTTTAACGTAGACAACATTATTTCCCCACGCGCACTGCGCGAAATTTATCTACGTGGTTTCGAAGATACAGTAGAAACGGCTCAACCTTGGGCGATCATGTCTTCGTATAACAAGGTAAACGGAGAGTTCACCTCGCAACGCCGCGACCTACTCACCGACGTATTACGTAATGAGTGGGGCTTTAGAGGTTTGGTCATGAGTGATTGGTTTGCTGGCGACAACTCCGTCGATATGATCAATGCCGGTAACGATGCGATTCAACCGGGTGGCGTCAACCTCATCACTAAAGAAGATCACCGCGCTGCGCTAGAAAAAGGCGTTAAAGACGGCTCATTAAATGAATCAGACATCAATTTAAGTGTTGAACGCATCGTAACCCAAATGCTCAAAGTCCCAGCCGCGGAACAACAGCCTTTAACCAATCAACCAAACTTGGACAAACACGCGATTATTTCTCGTATGGCTGCAGAAGAAGGCATGATTCTGCTTAAAAACCAAGACAATGCGCTACCTCTACAAACCAAACAAAGTGTCGCTATGTTTGGCATTGCTCAGCAACTCACTCAAAAAGGCGGTACGGGTAGCGGTGATGTTCACCCAGATCATTTGATCACCATCACCCAGGGAATGTCGGCTGAATTTAATCTTGATCAGGACTTAATGAAAGAATACCAATCTTGGTATCTGAAGAAACGGGTGAAACACACTGGCAAATTTGGTATCAGTACAACATATAGCTGTAACGAACCACGGCTCACCTCAGCACAATTTACCCAAGCCGCCAAAGACAATCAGAGCGCGGTCGTTACCATTTCTCGTATGGCGGGAGAAGGAACAGATCGTCAGGTAAGAAGAGCCGATTACCTGTTAACTCATGATGAAACCCGCTTAATTAAAAATGTCTCTCAAGCATTCCACGCAGTTGGGAAAAAGGTCATTGTCGTGCTCAACATTCCAGGCGTGATTGATACCTCTTGGAGCAAACATGTCGATGGAATCGTGCTGGCTTACATGCCAGGCGAAGAAGCAGGTTACGCGGTAGCCAACGTATTGTCAGGCAAAACCAACCCAAGCGGCAAGCTAACGCAAACCTTCCCACTTAACTACAGCGATGTTCCTTCTGCTCAGAGTTTCTTTGGCCAAGATACTGACAACGATAAGGAAGTTGACACCAACTACTATAACGAAGGGATCATGGTAGGCTATCGCTATTACACAACCGCCAATAAACCAGTCGCTTATCCGTTTGGATATGGACTGTCCTACACTCAATTCCACTACGACAACGCCCACGTTAAAAGCAATACCTTAAATAATGTGGGAGCCAGTGGAACTGTATCGCTTTCTGCCACCATCGAGAACACTGGGAGGAGTACAGGTAAAGAAGTCGCTGAAGTTTACATCAAAGCGCCACAAGGCAAGTTGGTGAAACCTGCGATTGAACTCAAAGCCTTTGCCAAAACGGAAGCACTCGAACCAGGACAAAAAGAGACACTCTCTTTTACTATTCCAGCCAAATGGCTAGCAAGCTTTGATGACAAAGCCAATCAATGGGTCATTGAACCGGGACAATATCAAGCCTATATCGCCCCTTCCTCTGATATTACAGGAATCAAACCGCTTAACTTTAGCGTGAAAAAAACTGTGATTGTGGCAAACACGACACCAAATGCCTTGGCACTGCCTAAAGGCTACAAAGAAGATAACGCTGGCGGAATCGTTATCAAATAA